A section of the Archocentrus centrarchus isolate MPI-CPG fArcCen1 chromosome 20, fArcCen1, whole genome shotgun sequence genome encodes:
- the rps20 gene encoding small ribosomal subunit protein uS10, with the protein MAFKDTGKAPVETEVAIHRIRITLTSRNVKSLEKVCADLIRGAKEKNLKVKGPVRMPTKTLRITTRKTPCGEGSKTWDRFQMRIHKRLIDLHSPSEIVKQITSISIEPGVEVEVTIADA; encoded by the exons ATG GCTTTTAAAGATACCGGTAAGGCACCTGTTGAGACAGAGGTTGCAATCCACCGCATCCGCATCACCCTCACCAGCCGTAACGTCAAATCTCTGGAGAAGG TCTGCGCAGACCTGATCCGTGGGGCTAAGGAGAAGAACCTGAAGGTGAAGGGACCGGTCCGCATGCCAACTAAG ACTCTGCGTATCACCACCAGAAAGACTCCCTGTGGTGAAGGGTCTAAAACCTGGGATCGCTTCCAGATGAGGATTCACAAGCGTCTGATTGATCTGCACAGCCCTTCTGAAATCGTCAAGCAGATCACCTCCATCAGCATCGAACCAGGTGTCGAGGTCGAAGTTACCATCGCAGATGCATAA